The proteins below are encoded in one region of Oryzias melastigma strain HK-1 linkage group LG7, ASM292280v2, whole genome shotgun sequence:
- the asb14b gene encoding dynein heavy chain 12, axonemal isoform X3 translates to MTSKDEEDFYQSEDDLDEDEATQYLIEQSLIQYRKLKGLNPSRDLKPCEDPDEIFKAIKQGDEATVNQLILQPESLSRVDERGWIPLHEAAVQENKNILETIFSASLPGAAQCRTLKGETPLFLAVVHGIRENATFLLQNGCSPEIQNDEQDSPLVAAILNDQYDLATLLLRYNAKVDQTGPLNRTALHESAFLGLESFVYLLLESGANPNALDVKMKTPLALAAQNGHLNVAEILIQKGACVQFEPESGSILFDAAASGNPDIISLLLDSGADPNLHLPSGHLPIHRVAYHGHRLALEVLLPVTELQAVKESGMSPLHSAAAGGHAHCVETLLKAGYDPNFMLHPRLRRSYDDDRRSALFFAVSNNDLQCTRLLLEAGAMVNQDPINCLQVALRQGNYELINLLLKYGANVNYYSRVNTTHFPSALQYALKDKVMLRIILNHGYDVKRCFDCPYGDNSHDYAPWTTSVIKDMVFCEVITASWLKHLSAQVVCTMLDYTDHVSFCRKLEQTLKEQKQWPEICHIQRNVRSLKHLCRLRIREHLTFLRLKPPCFINFLPLPPRLKDYLRYKEFDVYSRGSVV, encoded by the exons ATGACCTCCAAAGATGAAGAAGACTTTTATCAGTCAGAAGATGATCTGGATGAAGATGAGGCAACCCAATATTTAATTGAACAAAGTCTGATCCAGTACAGAAAGCTTAAAGGATTGAATCCGag CAGAGATCTGAAACCATGTGAAGATCCCGATGAGATTTTCAAAGCAATCAAGCAAG GTGATGAAGCTACAGTCAACCAACTGATTTTACAACCCGAGAGTCTTTCCAGAGTTGATGAACGAGGATGGATCCCTCTGCATGAAGCTGCtgtgcaggaaaacaaaaacatactaGAAACGATATTTTCAG CATCACTTCCAGGAGCAGCTCAGTGTCGCACTTTAAAGGGAGAAACTCCTCTGTTTCTCGCTGTGGTCCACGGAATCAGAGAGAACGCAACATTCCTGTTACAGAACGGCTGCAGTCCAGAAATCCAGAATGATGAACAGGATTCTCCGTTGGTGGCTG CTATTCTAAACGACCAGTACGACTTGGCCACGCTTTTGCTGCGTTACAATGCAAAAGTAGATCAAACAGGACCGCTGAACAGGACAGCCCTACACGAATCTGCCTTTTTAGGCTTGGAGAGCTTTGTTTATCTGCTGTTAGAGTCGGGAGCCAACCCAAACGCGCTTGATGTCAAGATGAAAACTCCACTGGCCCTGGCAGCACAAAACGGACACCTGAATGTTGCAGAGATTCTGATACAAAAAG GAGCGTGTGTGCAGTTTGAACCAGAATCAGGTAGTATTTTGTTTGATGCAGCAGCATCGGGGAACCCTGACATCATCTCCTTGTTGTTGGACAGTGGAGCAGATCCCAACCTTCACCTGCCCAGCGGGCATCTGCCGATTCACCGTGTGGCGTACCACGGTCACAGACT AGCACTGGAAGTCCTCCTCCCTGTGACTGAGCTGCAGGCTGTGAAAGAAAGCGGGATGAGTCCTCTCCATTCTGCTGCTGCGGGGGGGCATGCACATTGTGTGGAGACTTTGCTCAAAGCTGGTTACGATCCAAACTTCATGCTGCACCCGAGGCTACGCCGCAGCTACGATGACGATCGCAGATCTGCCCTGTTTTTCGCTGTGTCGAATAACGATCTGCAGTGCACCCGTTTGCTGCTGGAGGCTGGGGCAATGGTAAACCAAGATCCTATCAACTGTCTACAGGTGGCCCTGAGACAGGGCAACTATGAACTTATCAACCTTTTGCTGAAATATGGGGCAAATGTCAACTACTATTCCCGTGTGAACACCACTCACTTCCCTTCGGCGCTTCAGTATGCCTTAAAGGATAAAGTCATGCTGAGAATAATTCTGAACCATGGTTATGATGTGAAGCGTTGCTTTGACTGTCCATATGGTGACAATTCACACGACTACGCTCCTTGGACGACGTCAGTCATTAAAGACATGGTG TTTTGTGAGGTGATAACAGCGTCGTGGTTGAAGCATTTATCTGCTCAGGTGGTGTGCACCATGCTTGACTACACTGACCATGTTTCATTCTGCCGTAAACTGGAACAGACCCTGAAGGAGCAGAAACAGTGGCCTGAAATCTGTCACATTCAAC GAAATGTAAGGAGCCTGAAACACCTGTGCCGGTTGCGGATACGGGAACACCTCACTTTTCTGCGCCTGAAACCGCCATGTTTTATCAActtccttcctcttcctccaagGCTGAAAGATTACCTCCGCTACAAAGAGTTTGATGTTTATAGTAGGGGGAGCGTGGTTTAA
- the asb14b gene encoding dynein heavy chain 12, axonemal isoform X2 yields the protein MTSKDEEDFYQSEDDLDEDEATQYLIEQSLIQYRKLKGLNPRDLKPCEDPDEIFKAIKQGDEATVNQLILQPESLSRVDERGWIPLHEAAVQENKNILETIFSASLPGAAQCRTLKGETPLFLAVVHGIRENATFLLQNGCSPEIQNDEQDSPLVAGSQLLYSVKYITFGQCCFYLQIFSFVSRLPAILNDQYDLATLLLRYNAKVDQTGPLNRTALHESAFLGLESFVYLLLESGANPNALDVKMKTPLALAAQNGHLNVAEILIQKGACVQFEPESGSILFDAAASGNPDIISLLLDSGADPNLHLPSGHLPIHRVAYHGHRLALEVLLPVTELQAVKESGMSPLHSAAAGGHAHCVETLLKAGYDPNFMLHPRLRRSYDDDRRSALFFAVSNNDLQCTRLLLEAGAMVNQDPINCLQVALRQGNYELINLLLKYGANVNYYSRVNTTHFPSALQYALKDKVMLRIILNHGYDVKRCFDCPYGDNSHDYAPWTTSVIKDMVFCEVITASWLKHLSAQVVCTMLDYTDHVSFCRKLEQTLKEQKQWPEICHIQRNVRSLKHLCRLRIREHLTFLRLKPPCFINFLPLPPRLKDYLRYKEFDVYSRGSVV from the exons ATGACCTCCAAAGATGAAGAAGACTTTTATCAGTCAGAAGATGATCTGGATGAAGATGAGGCAACCCAATATTTAATTGAACAAAGTCTGATCCAGTACAGAAAGCTTAAAGGATTGAATCCGag AGATCTGAAACCATGTGAAGATCCCGATGAGATTTTCAAAGCAATCAAGCAAG GTGATGAAGCTACAGTCAACCAACTGATTTTACAACCCGAGAGTCTTTCCAGAGTTGATGAACGAGGATGGATCCCTCTGCATGAAGCTGCtgtgcaggaaaacaaaaacatactaGAAACGATATTTTCAG CATCACTTCCAGGAGCAGCTCAGTGTCGCACTTTAAAGGGAGAAACTCCTCTGTTTCTCGCTGTGGTCCACGGAATCAGAGAGAACGCAACATTCCTGTTACAGAACGGCTGCAGTCCAGAAATCCAGAATGATGAACAGGATTCTCCGTTGGTGGCTGGTAGCCAACTTCTTTATAGTGTGAAATACATTACCTTTGGCCAATGCTGTTTTTACCTGCAAATCTTCTCGTTTGTTTCTCGTCTCCCAGCTATTCTAAACGACCAGTACGACTTGGCCACGCTTTTGCTGCGTTACAATGCAAAAGTAGATCAAACAGGACCGCTGAACAGGACAGCCCTACACGAATCTGCCTTTTTAGGCTTGGAGAGCTTTGTTTATCTGCTGTTAGAGTCGGGAGCCAACCCAAACGCGCTTGATGTCAAGATGAAAACTCCACTGGCCCTGGCAGCACAAAACGGACACCTGAATGTTGCAGAGATTCTGATACAAAAAG GAGCGTGTGTGCAGTTTGAACCAGAATCAGGTAGTATTTTGTTTGATGCAGCAGCATCGGGGAACCCTGACATCATCTCCTTGTTGTTGGACAGTGGAGCAGATCCCAACCTTCACCTGCCCAGCGGGCATCTGCCGATTCACCGTGTGGCGTACCACGGTCACAGACT AGCACTGGAAGTCCTCCTCCCTGTGACTGAGCTGCAGGCTGTGAAAGAAAGCGGGATGAGTCCTCTCCATTCTGCTGCTGCGGGGGGGCATGCACATTGTGTGGAGACTTTGCTCAAAGCTGGTTACGATCCAAACTTCATGCTGCACCCGAGGCTACGCCGCAGCTACGATGACGATCGCAGATCTGCCCTGTTTTTCGCTGTGTCGAATAACGATCTGCAGTGCACCCGTTTGCTGCTGGAGGCTGGGGCAATGGTAAACCAAGATCCTATCAACTGTCTACAGGTGGCCCTGAGACAGGGCAACTATGAACTTATCAACCTTTTGCTGAAATATGGGGCAAATGTCAACTACTATTCCCGTGTGAACACCACTCACTTCCCTTCGGCGCTTCAGTATGCCTTAAAGGATAAAGTCATGCTGAGAATAATTCTGAACCATGGTTATGATGTGAAGCGTTGCTTTGACTGTCCATATGGTGACAATTCACACGACTACGCTCCTTGGACGACGTCAGTCATTAAAGACATGGTG TTTTGTGAGGTGATAACAGCGTCGTGGTTGAAGCATTTATCTGCTCAGGTGGTGTGCACCATGCTTGACTACACTGACCATGTTTCATTCTGCCGTAAACTGGAACAGACCCTGAAGGAGCAGAAACAGTGGCCTGAAATCTGTCACATTCAAC GAAATGTAAGGAGCCTGAAACACCTGTGCCGGTTGCGGATACGGGAACACCTCACTTTTCTGCGCCTGAAACCGCCATGTTTTATCAActtccttcctcttcctccaagGCTGAAAGATTACCTCCGCTACAAAGAGTTTGATGTTTATAGTAGGGGGAGCGTGGTTTAA
- the asb14b gene encoding dynein heavy chain 12, axonemal isoform X1: protein MTSKDEEDFYQSEDDLDEDEATQYLIEQSLIQYRKLKGLNPSRDLKPCEDPDEIFKAIKQGDEATVNQLILQPESLSRVDERGWIPLHEAAVQENKNILETIFSASLPGAAQCRTLKGETPLFLAVVHGIRENATFLLQNGCSPEIQNDEQDSPLVAGSQLLYSVKYITFGQCCFYLQIFSFVSRLPAILNDQYDLATLLLRYNAKVDQTGPLNRTALHESAFLGLESFVYLLLESGANPNALDVKMKTPLALAAQNGHLNVAEILIQKGACVQFEPESGSILFDAAASGNPDIISLLLDSGADPNLHLPSGHLPIHRVAYHGHRLALEVLLPVTELQAVKESGMSPLHSAAAGGHAHCVETLLKAGYDPNFMLHPRLRRSYDDDRRSALFFAVSNNDLQCTRLLLEAGAMVNQDPINCLQVALRQGNYELINLLLKYGANVNYYSRVNTTHFPSALQYALKDKVMLRIILNHGYDVKRCFDCPYGDNSHDYAPWTTSVIKDMVFCEVITASWLKHLSAQVVCTMLDYTDHVSFCRKLEQTLKEQKQWPEICHIQRNVRSLKHLCRLRIREHLTFLRLKPPCFINFLPLPPRLKDYLRYKEFDVYSRGSVV, encoded by the exons ATGACCTCCAAAGATGAAGAAGACTTTTATCAGTCAGAAGATGATCTGGATGAAGATGAGGCAACCCAATATTTAATTGAACAAAGTCTGATCCAGTACAGAAAGCTTAAAGGATTGAATCCGag CAGAGATCTGAAACCATGTGAAGATCCCGATGAGATTTTCAAAGCAATCAAGCAAG GTGATGAAGCTACAGTCAACCAACTGATTTTACAACCCGAGAGTCTTTCCAGAGTTGATGAACGAGGATGGATCCCTCTGCATGAAGCTGCtgtgcaggaaaacaaaaacatactaGAAACGATATTTTCAG CATCACTTCCAGGAGCAGCTCAGTGTCGCACTTTAAAGGGAGAAACTCCTCTGTTTCTCGCTGTGGTCCACGGAATCAGAGAGAACGCAACATTCCTGTTACAGAACGGCTGCAGTCCAGAAATCCAGAATGATGAACAGGATTCTCCGTTGGTGGCTGGTAGCCAACTTCTTTATAGTGTGAAATACATTACCTTTGGCCAATGCTGTTTTTACCTGCAAATCTTCTCGTTTGTTTCTCGTCTCCCAGCTATTCTAAACGACCAGTACGACTTGGCCACGCTTTTGCTGCGTTACAATGCAAAAGTAGATCAAACAGGACCGCTGAACAGGACAGCCCTACACGAATCTGCCTTTTTAGGCTTGGAGAGCTTTGTTTATCTGCTGTTAGAGTCGGGAGCCAACCCAAACGCGCTTGATGTCAAGATGAAAACTCCACTGGCCCTGGCAGCACAAAACGGACACCTGAATGTTGCAGAGATTCTGATACAAAAAG GAGCGTGTGTGCAGTTTGAACCAGAATCAGGTAGTATTTTGTTTGATGCAGCAGCATCGGGGAACCCTGACATCATCTCCTTGTTGTTGGACAGTGGAGCAGATCCCAACCTTCACCTGCCCAGCGGGCATCTGCCGATTCACCGTGTGGCGTACCACGGTCACAGACT AGCACTGGAAGTCCTCCTCCCTGTGACTGAGCTGCAGGCTGTGAAAGAAAGCGGGATGAGTCCTCTCCATTCTGCTGCTGCGGGGGGGCATGCACATTGTGTGGAGACTTTGCTCAAAGCTGGTTACGATCCAAACTTCATGCTGCACCCGAGGCTACGCCGCAGCTACGATGACGATCGCAGATCTGCCCTGTTTTTCGCTGTGTCGAATAACGATCTGCAGTGCACCCGTTTGCTGCTGGAGGCTGGGGCAATGGTAAACCAAGATCCTATCAACTGTCTACAGGTGGCCCTGAGACAGGGCAACTATGAACTTATCAACCTTTTGCTGAAATATGGGGCAAATGTCAACTACTATTCCCGTGTGAACACCACTCACTTCCCTTCGGCGCTTCAGTATGCCTTAAAGGATAAAGTCATGCTGAGAATAATTCTGAACCATGGTTATGATGTGAAGCGTTGCTTTGACTGTCCATATGGTGACAATTCACACGACTACGCTCCTTGGACGACGTCAGTCATTAAAGACATGGTG TTTTGTGAGGTGATAACAGCGTCGTGGTTGAAGCATTTATCTGCTCAGGTGGTGTGCACCATGCTTGACTACACTGACCATGTTTCATTCTGCCGTAAACTGGAACAGACCCTGAAGGAGCAGAAACAGTGGCCTGAAATCTGTCACATTCAAC GAAATGTAAGGAGCCTGAAACACCTGTGCCGGTTGCGGATACGGGAACACCTCACTTTTCTGCGCCTGAAACCGCCATGTTTTATCAActtccttcctcttcctccaagGCTGAAAGATTACCTCCGCTACAAAGAGTTTGATGTTTATAGTAGGGGGAGCGTGGTTTAA